From Hydractinia symbiolongicarpus strain clone_291-10 chromosome 11, HSymV2.1, whole genome shotgun sequence, the proteins below share one genomic window:
- the LOC130614828 gene encoding uncharacterized protein LOC130614828, producing the protein MKTTKLEKSVKLIGISQMVIGFLTISFGVVIITLLNQKYFINNNAVPIWCGVILICTGVLGVCSAAFSDKKCLIKSYIGANVFSVLLMLLEFCASLAGIVYYEACPAEMKRQMYSPYNPEPTYPPCYRAVVGRGMFSITLSLAVVGSAVTATGLVKCWKLLKSRKNKKGESEINVGDNEMTDLHYELADGNQIVTMNDGKKYKLIPYSMEDEHTISEMKLRSSPHCYADINTEQ; encoded by the exons atgaaaacaaccAAGTTAGAAAAATCAGTTAAGTTAATTG GCATATCACAGATGGTCATCGGTTTTTTGACAATTTCTTTTGGTGTTGTTATTATAACCCTTCTTAATCAAAAGTACTTCATTAACAACAACGCTGTTCCTATCTGGTGTGGTGTAATTTTGATTTGCACTGGTGTTTTGGGAGTTTGTTCTGCTGCATTTAGTGACAAAAAGTGCTTAATCAAGTCCTACATTGGAGCTAATGTTTTTTCTGTTCTCCTGATGCTACTGGAATTCTGTGCTTCATTGGCTGGCATTGT CTATTATGAAGCATGCCCGGCTGAAATGAAACGCCAAATGTATTCCCCATACAATCCTGAACCAACCTATCCGCCTTGTTACCGCGCAGTGGTGGGCAGAGGTATGTTTAGTATCACCCTCTCCCTAGCTGTAGTTGGTAGTGCGGTCACTGCTACCGGATTAGTAAAGTGTTGGAAGCTGTTAAAAAGCCGAAAGAACAAAAAAG GCGAGTCAGAAATAAATGTGGGAGATAACGAAATGACAGACTTACATTACGAATTGGCAGATGGAAATCAGATTGTAACCATGAATGATGGAAAAAAGTATAAGTTGATACCATACTCTATGGAAGATGAACACACAATCTCTGAGATGAAGTTGAGAAGTTCACCCCATTGTTACGCAGATATAAATACTGAacagtaa
- the LOC130614829 gene encoding uncharacterized protein LOC130614829: MKTFKLEKSIKAIGIAQITLGLLTVAFGVVIITLLNQNYFINNNAVPIWSGVALICTGIFAELSITNVDENWLIKCYVGCNALSIFLLFLEACTSLAGIVYYEACPAQVRRNHYNYEPEPSFPPCLHAGVGRGMFSVTFALAVIASIVTVVGFLKSQKLSSCQGDKKDSKLSLLVKEDEVGDVQHDLEEGSQIVTLLNGKKYVLIPYSFVEVITTSQVNKDPPKYEYKDE, from the exons atgaaaacattcaagTTAGAAAAATCCATCAAAGCAATTG GCATCGCTCAGATCACCCTTGGTTTACTCACAGTCGCTTTTGGTGTTGTTATTATAACCCTTCTTAATCAAAATTACTTCATCAATAACAATGCTGTTCCTATATGGAGTGGTGTAGCATTGATTTGTACTGGTATCTTCGCAGAGCTATCTATCACAAATGTTGATGAAAACTGGTTAATCAAGTGTTATGTTGGATGTAACGCTCTTTCCATTTTTCTACTCTTCCTTGAAGCTTGCACTTCTCTAGCTGGCATAGT GTACTACGAAGCATGTCCAGCTCAGGTAAGAAGAAACCACTATAACTACGAACCTGAGCCATCTTTTCCGCCTTGCCTGCACGCAGGGGTTGGCAGGGGTATGTTTAGTGTCACCTTTGCTCTAGCTGTGATTGCAAGTATTGTAACTGTTGTGGGATTCctaaaaagtcaaaaattatCAAGTTGTCAAGGAGACAAAAAAG attcgAAACTGAGTTTACTTGTGAAAGAAGATGAAGTAGGAGATGTTCAACACGATCTCGAAGAAGGTAGTCAGATTGTGACGTTGTTAAATGGAAAGAAATACGTTCTCATACCATACTCCTTTGTAGAAGTAATCACGACGTCTCAAGTGAACAAAGATCCCCCTAAATATGAATACAAAGATGAATAA
- the LOC130614820 gene encoding malonyl-CoA-acyl carrier protein transacylase, mitochondrial-like: protein MKGIVLAASKAKCLLKAPGLRNYVPVTKTAPLPTFRGEKTAILCPGQGAQYVGMLQNLSPDIEEPLREMTSEILGYDLVKICRNGPKEILDRTLYTQPAVMVASILGYYKLKNKLREEHDVEDFNAGFVFGNSVGEVSALCIANWITFEEALQVIKVRAESMDRAVNMAESAMVGVHGLDFDDVKQMCEDLTENAGDKNKHISIAVERFYKSVALGGSKDLVEKVLNREHFLLKNPSKVKISKMFMSAAFHTPYMNPAIEEFYDALCSVNITPNDTTLVSNVTAQKYTNKEEVAELMARQIAEPVLWNTILDKVRGKYLSGSVENIYEVGAGRQLKRMYEKLDRDLFSNVQTVDM from the exons ATGAAAGGTATAGTTTTAGCCGCCTCTAAAGCTAAATGTTTGTTAAAAGCTCCCGGACTTCGTAATTATGTACCAGTAACTAAGACCGCACCATTACCAACTTTCAGAGGAGAGAAAACAGCCATACTATGTCCTGGTCAGGGCGCACAATATGTTGGTATGTTACAAAACCTCAGCCCTGACATTGAAGAACCTTTGCGAGAAATGACATCAGAAATATTAGGTTACGATTTAGTGAAGATTTGTCGAAATGGACCAAAAGAGATTTTGGACAG AACATTGTATACCCAACCTGCTGTAATGGTAGCGTCAATACTTGGATATTACAAACTGAAAAATAAGCTGCGAGAGGAGCACGATGTAGAAGATTTTAAT GCTGGATTTGTTTTTGGGAATAGTGTGGGAGAGGTTTCTGCGTTATGTATTGCAAATTGGATCACTTTTGAAGAAG cattGCAGGTTATCAAAGTTAGAGCAGAGTCAATGGACAGAGCTGTAAATATGGCGGAGTCTGCAATGGTTGGGGTACATGGATTGGACTTTGATGATGTAAAACAAATGTGCGAAGATTTAACAGAGAATGCTGGTGacaaaaacaaacatatttCGATAGCAGTTGAGCGATTTTATAAAAGTGTTGCGCTCGGTGGCTCCAAAGATTTGGTTGAGAAAGTGTTGAACCGAGAACATTTCCTT ctCAAGAATCCTTCAAAAGTGAAAATATCCAAAATGTTCATGAGTGCAGCATTTCACACGCCATACATGAATCCTGCGATAGAAGAGTTTTACGACGCACTTTGTAGCGTAAACATCACTCCTAACGATACTACGCTTGTTTCGAATGTTACCGCGCAAAAATATACGAACAAAGAAGAAGTTGCGGAATTAATGGCACGTCAAATCGCGGAACCTGTGCTATGGAATACGATATTAGACAAAGTACGCGGAAAATACTTATCAGGTTCTGTGGAAAACATATACGAAGTGGGAGCTGGTCGACAGCTAAAAAGAATGTATGAGAAACTAGATCGTGATTTATTTAGCAATGTTCAAACTGTCGATATGTAA